In Alosa alosa isolate M-15738 ecotype Scorff River chromosome 10, AALO_Geno_1.1, whole genome shotgun sequence, the genomic stretch TTGCCTTCCACTATGTTATGAGGAAGAGATCCAAGCCACGCTGACAATCATCTGAAAGAAGGCACACCCTGTGTTGTGTTCAAGCCCAAGTCAGCGCAGCAAGTAAATAGTGATACATGATAGTGCTATAGCTTTCAGCTGCTCTCTCAAGGTGTGGTGCTGTCGTAAGATTTTATGAATGGCAGGGATGCATGCTGTGACCAAACAAATCCCAGAACATCTTCCGGAACATGTGCAAAGCGATGACTCTAGACAGCCTCCATCGttctccatctgtgtgtgtccatacccCGGGAGAACTGTAATCAGCCagtcaattacacacacacacatgcacacacacacacacacacacacatacacacacacatgcacacacatacacagtgtctGTTAATTACTGCCTTCAGCATGATTAGAAGATTGTCTGAGATAAAATCTGAGTTTTTAGCTATAATGTCACCTGTGTTGGCCTGGCCCATTACATGGGAGACTGAATGGAAGTATTTTTCCTCGTCTGTGGTGGACTGTCCTCCAAAGGTGCCGATGTCAAGCTGCGTTTGAATTGAGCGCCATCATCATGCTCACCTCTATTATTAAAAACTCACGCTGACAAAGACCAGGGGAGAGAGGCGACTCTTTCAAAAAGCCAGAGTGAGGCGTCGCGTTGTCACTTACCTCTGCGTCACACCCTATTCTGGAGTACTGACCCACAAGTAAGTGACTCAGGGAAATCCAGTTTGCTTCATGCCAGCCACTGTTGCACCGTGACTCCCTCAGACCCACAAACCCCAGACTCACACCCACAGACCCCTCAAATACAGCCCTCTCCAGGCCCTTTATACCAGTGCTCACCGGCGCTTGGAGACGACTACACTGGGCATGGTGAACTCTTTGGTATGTGTCAGCTCAGCATCAGTGCAGGTTATGTAAAAGGTAGTGTAAATATTTTTCCCCAGTCTATTGCTTTGCTAAATGTGTTCCTAGATATTGGTGGTGATCAtgaaattattttcttttaaataagTGGGAACGTTTTCATCAGAAGAATACAGTCGATATGATAACTTGTTGTGAACTTTCTTGAACATTTTTTGGTGTTGAAAAGTGTTGAAAAAACAAGTCAAACTGAATGGGTGGTACAAATGTAagataattaacttttacaCAGTAGACAAACACTGAGATCATACATGGGTGTAatctattaattattaattattctaACAACGTTGACCTGAATTCTTAACTTTTACACTACAGCTGCTGAGCATCTTTATCTGACATGTAGTAGAAGGCACTCATTGCAGTACTTTTAAATTAGTTTTACAAGGTTAAGGTATTAATCATTGTAACACAAACCTCAGTCTTATTTTAAACATTGAAGTTATTGCTCACAGACTGTATTTGCTTGACCTAACTGAGACAGAATTAAACAAATGAACTGAATATGAGTTATGTTTTTGTCACTTTCTTTTTCAATCACTGGCTGTCTGGGGGATGTAGACATGGCAAGCCCAAGGGACAGCCAGGCGGAGACCACCGTGTGCCCAGCTGATGTGACCCTCACAGGGAGCCCCGAGACCATCAGCGTGAAGGCAGAGAGCGGGTCGCCTGACATCACTGAGCCCTGGAGTCTGAACGTGTCGGAGCGCAGCCTTCAGGTCCTCTATCTCCCCAGCTTTGACATTCTGCCTATCGATGAGACCACCTGGCTGGAACGGGTCAGGGAACCctcccctacccccaccccaagCCCTGAGGTCGCTTCAGCCTCCCCGACACGCTGTGCGGGGGAGCCAGAGCAGTGTCCCCAGATCCACAGCTCAGCCTTGGTGGTTCCAGCCCTGCCAGTGGGGCCGGACGAGGAGCGCTCCTTGGAGCAGATGCAAACCCTGGTTGTGGAGGAGGTGTTGAAGGACATTGAGACGGCCTGCAAGTTGCTCAACATCACACCAGGTGAGCACCAACCTACAGAGAGACACTACATATATTCACTCAACTTAATCTGCAGTTACCATAATCTCTCTTGTATAGTCCCATTCATCTCACGCATCTGTGACAGCATGCATGTCTACTGAATACTACTTACTGCTAAATACTTACTAATCCCTAAGGTGAAATATTGagttaaatatattttttcatttgaataaatatatatttttttagatGTGTTATGGTGCTCCTTCTTGTCACCATTCACCTCAAAGAGTTCATAGAGTTGTGGACAACAAAAAATATTACCACCCACTAATACTCTGAGATGTATTCACAAAGTAAATTCAAGCCAAGTGAAAAGCTGTAATACCTAATAGCTGCCATCCCATGGCCTTGGACTAAAGGGTAAACACTGAGCAAGCCGAGCCTCACGCTTAGCATATGCTCcatgtgtctctgtgcatgtgtgtgtatgtgcgtgcatgtgtgtgtgtgtgtgtgtgtgtgtgtgtgtgtgtgttatggcaaATTGCCCTGGGTGAAGACCAGTGTGTGCCACGCCGCCCTGTGCAAACAAATGATAGACTCCTTTCTGTGCCTATCTTTTCACCTTGTATAACCTGCTTTATAAGCAAAGTTATGACTGAAAGTAGCATACAGTACACTGTTTAAACTGTAATCATAAGTAGCCTGAAGTGGTGGTGGACTGCTAAGATGTACAGTATGAACATTAATCGTTGACACAACAATTTTAGGAAACAGTTGACTAACCTCTTTATTCGACTGTTTATTTTCTTGATTTTATTGACTGAACAGGTAAATTCAACAAGAGAAGTTACAGCCTTGTGACCATAAAAAAATGATCTGGTCTTTAACTTAATTAACCCTGCTCCCTTTTTGCTCTGTTTACTCAGATGTCTTAAACAATCATGGTGTATATTAAACGTTACCAAAATGTCTTGGGTGTAACGTGTGAACACCAATCTGGTCCGTCCTCTCCTCAGATCCAGTGGACTGGAAGGAGGGGAACGTCCAGAAGTGGCTGCTGTGGACGGAGCACCTGTACAAGCTGCCTTCCGTGGGCAAGGCCTTCCAGCAGCTGGACGGCAAAGACCTGTGTGCCATGAGTCAGGAGGACTTCCATAAACTGTGCCCCGAGTACAGCAGCACACTGCACGCCCACCTGGACATATGGAAATCAGGTACAGCACAGCAGAGGTGTGGGGTGCAGGGAAAAAAGCTTGCTGATTTCATCCATTAATTCAATATACACTTTAATTCAGGGGCGCTGCTAcaatttgggccctatgataGACAATAATTCTGGGGCCCCccataatatatagtataattTGGGGCCTCTCCCCCCTCCGGCGTCGGGGGAAAATGTTGCTGATTTAATCCATTTACACTTAATTTCAGACTGAAAGAAATTAGAATGATGATTTGTGTAAGACTTGCACTTC encodes the following:
- the LOC125301835 gene encoding SAM pointed domain-containing Ets transcription factor-like produces the protein MASPRDSQAETTVCPADVTLTGSPETISVKAESGSPDITEPWSLNVSERSLQVLYLPSFDILPIDETTWLERVREPSPTPTPSPEVASASPTRCAGEPEQCPQIHSSALVVPALPVGPDEERSLEQMQTLVVEEVLKDIETACKLLNITPDPVDWKEGNVQKWLLWTEHLYKLPSVGKAFQQLDGKDLCAMSQEDFHKLCPEYSSTLHAHLDIWKSAAWMHGRYSVTERPTPAGGQDAWPEADSSCSGQPVHLWQFLRELLLKPHNYSRYIRWLNKDKGIFKIEDSAQVARLWGQRKNRPAMNYDKLSRSIRQYYKKGIIRKPDMSQRLVYQFVNQV